The following proteins come from a genomic window of Gimesia chilikensis:
- a CDS encoding MazG nucleotide pyrophosphohydrolase domain-containing protein has translation MFFEKDQSRGIEGTFMWFMEEVGELSSALRENDDPQNLEEEFADVLAWLATMANVAGVDLEQAVSRKYVQGCPRCNQAVCTCDLSWKP, from the coding sequence ATGTTTTTCGAGAAGGACCAGTCACGGGGGATCGAAGGCACGTTTATGTGGTTTATGGAAGAGGTCGGCGAACTCTCTTCTGCGCTGCGTGAAAACGACGATCCACAGAACCTGGAAGAGGAATTTGCAGATGTTCTGGCCTGGCTGGCGACCATGGCGAATGTGGCGGGTGTCGATCTGGAACAGGCCGTCAGTCGTAAATATGTCCAGGGATGTCCACGGTGCAATCAGGCAGTGTGTACTTGTGATCTCTCCTGGAAGCCCTGA